From a single Labrenzia sp. PHM005 genomic region:
- a CDS encoding peptidylprolyl isomerase, whose translation MTEAKQGDTVRLHYKGTLDDGSVFDSSEGRDPLEFTVGSGQIIVGLDRAIPGMKVGDEKTVKIAAEDAYGPHDPDAQQTVPRAQIPDSVPLEVGMQLQGQTADGQVMSVVVVSFSDEDVVLDANHPLAGKDLTFEIQITGIN comes from the coding sequence ATGACCGAAGCCAAGCAGGGTGACACGGTACGTCTCCATTACAAAGGCACGCTGGATGACGGGTCTGTCTTTGACAGTTCCGAAGGCCGGGACCCTCTAGAATTTACCGTTGGCTCGGGTCAGATTATCGTCGGCCTCGACCGCGCCATTCCGGGCATGAAGGTCGGAGACGAGAAAACCGTTAAGATTGCAGCTGAGGACGCCTATGGACCTCATGATCCGGATGCACAGCAGACCGTTCCGCGTGCTCAAATCCCTGACAGTGTTCCGTTGGAAGTTGGTATGCAGCTGCAAGGCCAGACCGCCGACGGTCAGGTGATGAGTGTGGTTGTGGTGTCTTTCAGCGACGAAGATGTTGTTCTGGACGCCAATCATCCGCTTGCCGGAAAAGACCTCACCTTCGAGATCCAGATCACCGGCATCAACTGA
- the aroA gene encoding 3-phosphoshikimate 1-carboxyvinyltransferase, with protein sequence MSHSSAPVPLTSAAGSPLKGTIRVPGDKSISHRSLMFGALAVGQTTVKGLLESEDVLATGDAMRAVGAKIEKLDDGSYTVDGIGLGSLLEPEGVIDFGNAGTGVRLTMGIFGSHNIAATFVGDASLSKRPMGRVLDPLRDMGTNVIARDGDRLPASIRGAEQALPITYRVPMPSAQVKSAVLLAGLNAPGITTVIEPIATRDHTEKMLKGFGADISVSLNEAGERVIKLTGQPELKPQDIDVPGDPSSAGFPLVAALIVPGSDLTIENVLLNEHRTGLITTLIEMGGDIEIINRRETGGEEVGDLRVKASKLKGITVPAKRAPSMIDEYPVLAIAAAFAEGDTFMPGLDELRVKESDRLAAVARGLEANGIPCVETEDTLTVTGGASNIGGGTVVTHLDHRIAMSFLILGMAAHNPVTVDDGAVIATSFPTFTSLFEGLGAKITANSSEAA encoded by the coding sequence ATGTCACATTCTTCCGCGCCTGTTCCGCTCACTTCAGCGGCCGGCAGCCCGCTGAAAGGCACCATTCGTGTGCCGGGCGACAAATCCATCTCGCACCGGTCCTTAATGTTCGGTGCCCTCGCCGTCGGCCAAACAACGGTCAAAGGTCTTCTAGAATCAGAAGACGTCCTGGCAACCGGCGATGCCATGCGCGCTGTTGGCGCGAAAATCGAAAAACTGGACGACGGCTCCTATACCGTCGACGGCATTGGCCTCGGCAGTCTTTTGGAACCTGAAGGTGTGATTGATTTTGGCAATGCCGGAACCGGTGTGCGCCTGACCATGGGCATTTTCGGCAGCCATAACATCGCAGCAACTTTTGTCGGCGATGCCTCGCTGTCCAAACGGCCGATGGGCCGCGTACTTGATCCCTTGCGCGACATGGGCACCAACGTGATCGCCCGTGACGGCGACCGCCTGCCAGCCTCCATCCGCGGCGCAGAACAGGCTCTTCCGATCACCTACCGGGTGCCTATGCCGTCGGCACAGGTCAAGTCCGCCGTTCTGCTCGCCGGCCTGAATGCACCGGGCATCACCACCGTGATTGAACCAATCGCGACGCGCGATCATACCGAAAAGATGCTGAAAGGCTTTGGCGCAGATATTTCAGTTTCGCTGAACGAAGCCGGAGAGCGGGTGATCAAGCTCACCGGCCAGCCGGAGCTGAAACCTCAGGATATTGACGTTCCAGGTGACCCGTCCTCTGCCGGTTTCCCGCTCGTTGCGGCCCTGATTGTTCCAGGGTCCGATCTGACGATTGAGAATGTTCTTTTGAATGAACACCGTACCGGCCTGATCACCACTTTGATCGAAATGGGCGGCGACATTGAGATCATCAACCGCCGCGAAACCGGCGGCGAGGAAGTCGGTGATCTGCGTGTGAAGGCCAGCAAGCTCAAAGGCATTACTGTCCCTGCGAAACGTGCACCGTCTATGATCGACGAATACCCAGTGCTGGCAATCGCGGCCGCCTTTGCTGAAGGCGACACTTTTATGCCCGGCCTTGATGAACTGCGCGTCAAAGAATCCGACCGTCTCGCAGCTGTTGCCCGCGGACTGGAAGCCAATGGCATTCCATGTGTTGAGACCGAAGACACGCTGACCGTGACTGGCGGCGCATCCAACATAGGTGGTGGCACAGTCGTTACGCATCTGGACCATCGGATTGCGATGTCGTTCCTCATCCTAGGCATGGCGGCCCATAATCCTGTCACGGTAGACGATGGTGCGGTTATTGCGACCAGCTTCCCGACGTTCACCTCTTTGTTTGAGGGTCTCGGCGCCAAGATCACCGCAAACTCCAGCGAGGCCGCATGA
- the cmk gene encoding (d)CMP kinase gives MIIAIDGPAASGKGTLARRLADHFGLRHLDTGLTYRAVAAALLAKGLPLGDEGVAIEIAQHLDLAQMDKSVLSAHEIGEAASRIAVLGGLREELVNLQRKFAETPPGAVLDGRDIGTVVCPDATVKLFVTASPEARAKRRTDEMISKGNEATYASVLDDLKRRDERDSQRTVAPMKQADDAVLLDTTEMDIEAAFQAAVDIVSKAA, from the coding sequence ATGATTATCGCCATTGACGGTCCGGCAGCTTCGGGAAAAGGCACGCTTGCCCGCAGGCTGGCTGACCATTTCGGCCTGCGTCATCTGGACACCGGCCTCACTTACCGCGCCGTCGCTGCGGCCCTTCTTGCCAAGGGCCTGCCGCTCGGTGATGAAGGCGTTGCCATTGAGATCGCCCAGCACCTCGATCTTGCCCAGATGGATAAGTCGGTTCTATCTGCCCACGAAATCGGTGAAGCAGCATCGCGCATTGCGGTTTTGGGCGGCTTGCGGGAAGAGCTGGTAAACCTGCAGCGCAAGTTTGCAGAAACACCTCCGGGCGCTGTTCTGGATGGCCGTGACATCGGCACGGTCGTTTGCCCGGACGCGACGGTCAAATTGTTCGTCACCGCCAGCCCGGAAGCCCGGGCAAAGCGGCGTACCGACGAGATGATCTCCAAAGGCAATGAAGCCACCTACGCCTCCGTTTTGGACGATCTGAAACGGCGGGACGAGCGCGATAGCCAAAGAACCGTGGCTCCGATGAAACAAGCGGACGATGCGGTCTTGCTTGATACGACAGAAATGGATATAGAAGCAGCGTTCCAAGCAGCTGTAGACATCGTTTCCAAGGCTGCATAG
- a CDS encoding bifunctional UDP-sugar hydrolase/5'-nucleotidase: MSNPANSGLSRRSFLKTGALVAGATIVPSVISFRAHATAGPGELAMVPAQPNANGVVERLFLLKGDPLSGPIQTIITEEGNPVPMPTLEDGERRVLRVLHFNDMHNHLTEMHGKRGDTHRFSQMVKMVKDIRGAAKDDEVVLFVSAGDDHTGSIFDELMGWAQEEFVADAGYRANSAAGVDIAALGNHEFDRGAELLKMGIDKDANFPVLSANVHGSKHLSQNEDYVAAAIAEVKGLRIGFIGLTTAVDTRVGQPDDPSLAVASPVEAARNLTPALSEVCDVIVVLSHCGYGGDQHKSGKAATSRTIGEGDFAIADAVGSLTDKPVVLIGGHSHTTLNENGINTDNVVSGVLITQANAHGKFLGDVAMSIAADKGRKGWFTSVGLHATKKRDKRVASDDPRFASLEQPEDYDQAFEEAHIAPMIKALDTKLAEVIGQVSGDKDLTSEETFADRYVGEVALANYMNDALVEASKVFPGGQVDLALFNATGLSSGVAKGDLTFRGWYDVMPYADAVHVATMTGAQLKDMLDNNAKRLLRPEEAESVDMKGFVSRGFLHFSKELRYKIALGAAASDAKAVEIMLKGKPLDEQLEETFRVAFNTYIALGAFGETWNGKQIGADVPGNIASFDVRQLPYEHTGLVYRNEVISHIRATGTVGPETGAKKDGRLTIVQ, translated from the coding sequence ATGTCGAACCCAGCTAATTCTGGGCTTTCGCGCCGTTCGTTTTTGAAAACAGGTGCACTCGTTGCTGGAGCCACAATTGTACCGTCTGTTATTTCTTTCCGAGCCCACGCAACAGCTGGCCCTGGCGAGCTGGCAATGGTTCCGGCGCAGCCGAATGCAAACGGCGTCGTTGAACGGCTTTTCCTCCTGAAGGGTGATCCGCTCTCGGGTCCGATCCAGACGATCATAACTGAAGAAGGCAATCCTGTTCCGATGCCAACGCTTGAAGATGGTGAGCGGCGCGTGCTTCGGGTTCTGCATTTCAATGACATGCACAATCACCTGACCGAGATGCACGGTAAGCGGGGCGACACACACCGGTTCTCACAAATGGTGAAAATGGTCAAAGACATCCGCGGTGCTGCAAAGGACGACGAGGTCGTTCTTTTCGTGTCTGCTGGTGACGATCACACTGGTTCGATCTTTGATGAATTGATGGGCTGGGCGCAGGAAGAATTTGTGGCTGACGCGGGATACCGGGCGAACTCCGCCGCAGGTGTCGACATTGCCGCGCTTGGCAATCACGAGTTCGACCGCGGTGCGGAACTCTTGAAAATGGGCATCGACAAAGACGCCAACTTCCCGGTCCTGTCCGCCAATGTGCATGGCTCCAAGCATCTTAGCCAGAACGAAGATTATGTTGCTGCGGCGATCGCCGAAGTGAAGGGGCTCCGGATCGGTTTCATTGGTCTAACGACCGCTGTTGACACCCGTGTCGGTCAGCCGGACGATCCGTCTCTTGCTGTTGCCAGCCCTGTTGAAGCCGCCCGCAACCTGACCCCGGCACTGTCCGAAGTCTGTGATGTCATTGTTGTCCTGTCACACTGTGGTTATGGCGGCGACCAGCATAAGAGTGGCAAGGCGGCAACGTCCCGCACCATAGGCGAAGGTGACTTTGCAATCGCGGATGCCGTTGGCTCGTTGACCGACAAACCGGTGGTTCTGATCGGCGGCCATTCCCATACGACGCTGAACGAAAACGGCATCAACACGGACAACGTTGTCAGCGGTGTGCTGATCACTCAGGCGAATGCCCACGGCAAGTTCCTGGGTGATGTTGCCATGTCGATTGCCGCCGACAAGGGCCGCAAAGGCTGGTTCACGTCCGTTGGTCTGCATGCCACCAAAAAACGCGACAAACGCGTAGCCTCCGACGATCCGAGATTTGCATCTTTGGAGCAGCCGGAAGACTACGATCAGGCGTTTGAAGAAGCGCATATCGCTCCTATGATTAAGGCGCTCGATACCAAACTGGCAGAGGTGATCGGGCAGGTTTCCGGCGATAAGGACCTGACATCAGAAGAGACCTTTGCCGACCGGTATGTCGGTGAAGTCGCGCTAGCGAACTACATGAACGATGCCTTGGTCGAAGCCTCCAAGGTTTTTCCGGGAGGACAGGTGGATCTTGCGCTTTTCAACGCAACAGGTCTTTCCTCCGGTGTTGCCAAAGGCGATCTGACCTTCCGTGGCTGGTACGATGTTATGCCGTATGCCGATGCGGTGCATGTCGCGACCATGACCGGCGCGCAGCTGAAGGACATGCTCGACAACAATGCCAAGCGCCTGCTGCGTCCTGAAGAAGCGGAAAGTGTCGACATGAAAGGCTTCGTTTCACGCGGGTTCCTGCATTTTTCCAAGGAGCTGCGCTACAAAATCGCATTGGGCGCCGCAGCCTCGGACGCCAAAGCGGTTGAAATCATGCTCAAGGGCAAGCCGCTTGACGAGCAGCTGGAAGAAACCTTCCGCGTTGCCTTCAACACCTACATCGCGCTGGGCGCTTTCGGGGAAACCTGGAACGGCAAGCAGATCGGCGCGGATGTTCCGGGCAATATTGCGAGTTTTGACGTGCGCCAGCTGCCGTATGAACACACCGGCCTTGTCTACCGGAACGAAGTGATTTCGCATATTCGCGCGACCGGAACTGTTGGCCCGGAAACGGGCGCAAAGAAGGATGGCCGTCTGACGATCGTTCAGTAG
- the rpsA gene encoding 30S ribosomal protein S1 has translation MTDFNPSMEDFAALLEESFVQNDLYEGAVVKGTVVAIEKDLAVIDVGLKVEGRVPLKEFGAKGRDGEMGVGDEVEVYLERVENALGEAVLSREKARREESWVRLEVAFEANEKVNGQIFNQVKGGFTVDLDGAVAFLPRSQVDIRPVRDVTPLMHTPQPFQILKMDKRRGNIVVSRRVVLEETRAEQRSELVQSLEEGHTVEGVVKNITDYGAFVDLGGIDGLLHVTDIAWRRINHPSEVLTIGQTVKVQIIRVNQDTHRISLGMKQLEADPWDGIEAKYPIEAKFNGRVTNITDYGAFVELEPGIEGLIHVSEMSWTKKNVHPGKIVSTSQEVEVMILEVDPVKRRISLGLKQTLQNPWDAFAEQFPINTEVEGEVKNKTEFGLFIGLDGDVDGMVHLSDLDWNRPGEQVIEEYQKGNMVKAIVLDVDVEKERISLGIKQLSGDPMETGAAGEIRKNSVVTCEVIEIKDGGLDVKIADSDLTAFIRRADLSRDRDEQRPEKFSVGDKFDARITQFDKKTRRVSASIKALEIAEEKEAVAQYGSSDSGASLGDILGAALKQQNDD, from the coding sequence ATGACTGATTTTAATCCCTCCATGGAAGACTTTGCGGCTCTTCTTGAAGAGTCCTTCGTCCAGAACGACCTCTACGAAGGTGCTGTTGTCAAAGGCACCGTCGTCGCCATCGAAAAAGACCTGGCTGTTATCGACGTTGGTCTAAAAGTTGAAGGCCGCGTGCCGCTGAAGGAATTCGGCGCAAAAGGCCGCGACGGCGAAATGGGTGTAGGCGACGAAGTCGAAGTTTACCTGGAGCGTGTCGAAAACGCCCTCGGCGAAGCCGTTCTGTCGCGCGAAAAAGCGCGCCGCGAAGAGAGCTGGGTTCGTCTGGAAGTGGCTTTCGAAGCCAACGAAAAAGTCAACGGCCAGATCTTCAACCAGGTCAAAGGCGGCTTCACCGTCGATCTGGATGGCGCTGTTGCCTTCCTGCCGCGCTCTCAAGTGGACATCCGTCCGGTGCGCGACGTCACTCCGCTGATGCACACACCGCAGCCGTTCCAGATCCTGAAAATGGACAAGCGCCGCGGCAACATCGTTGTGTCCCGCCGTGTTGTTCTGGAAGAAACCCGTGCCGAGCAGCGTTCGGAACTGGTCCAGAGCCTGGAAGAGGGTCACACTGTCGAGGGTGTCGTCAAGAACATCACCGACTACGGTGCATTCGTCGATCTCGGCGGCATCGATGGCCTGCTGCACGTCACCGACATCGCGTGGCGCCGCATCAACCATCCGTCCGAAGTTCTCACGATCGGTCAGACCGTCAAGGTTCAGATCATCCGCGTCAACCAGGACACACATCGCATCAGCCTTGGCATGAAGCAGCTTGAAGCTGATCCGTGGGATGGCATCGAAGCCAAGTACCCGATCGAAGCCAAGTTCAATGGCCGCGTGACCAACATCACCGACTACGGTGCATTCGTCGAACTGGAGCCGGGCATCGAAGGCCTGATCCACGTTTCCGAAATGTCCTGGACCAAGAAGAACGTCCATCCGGGCAAGATCGTTTCTACTTCTCAGGAAGTCGAAGTGATGATCCTGGAAGTCGACCCGGTCAAGCGCCGCATTTCTCTGGGCCTCAAGCAGACCCTGCAGAACCCGTGGGATGCGTTTGCTGAGCAGTTCCCGATCAACACCGAAGTTGAAGGTGAAGTGAAGAACAAGACCGAATTCGGTCTCTTCATCGGCCTCGACGGCGACGTTGACGGCATGGTTCACCTGTCTGACCTCGACTGGAACCGTCCGGGCGAGCAGGTCATCGAAGAGTATCAGAAGGGCAACATGGTCAAGGCCATCGTCCTGGATGTTGACGTTGAGAAAGAGCGCATCTCTCTCGGCATCAAGCAGCTCTCCGGCGATCCGATGGAAACCGGTGCTGCTGGCGAGATCCGCAAGAACTCTGTTGTGACCTGTGAAGTCATCGAAATCAAAGACGGCGGTTTGGACGTCAAGATCGCAGACAGCGATCTGACTGCCTTCATCCGCCGCGCTGACCTGTCCCGTGACCGGGATGAGCAGCGTCCGGAGAAGTTCTCCGTCGGCGACAAGTTCGATGCCCGCATCACGCAGTTCGACAAGAAGACCCGCCGCGTTTCTGCCTCCATCAAGGCGCTGGAAATCGCAGAAGAGAAGGAAGCTGTCGCACAGTACGGTTCTTCCGACTCCGGCGCGTCCCTCGGCGACATCCTGGGTGCTGCTCTCAAGCAGCAGAACGACGACTAA
- the sppA gene encoding signal peptide peptidase SppA, whose product MAMDVDAMIDRRRLRRKLTFWRVATFIVIAAALIGGIAYIAGASNLSKRKAHIARIPIEGMILENRKTLEMLEKIGKSDAVKGVIVSINSPGGSTTGGEAIYGALRKLSEKKPLVTEMRTIGTSAGYLIAMSADHIVARYNTITGSIGVLFQFGNIERLLDTVGVSMEAVKSAPLKAEPDFYSPTTPEARAMLQAMVTDSYNWFVEILADRRNLAPNKARELADGRVLLGNRALQEKLVDAIGGEEKAVEWLETEKGVAKDLPIVTWTSKESIEELPFAARISREVGKGLGTAIVEPLNDAKGLISRGLMLDGLVSVWQAPVAADNKP is encoded by the coding sequence ATGGCGATGGATGTTGACGCAATGATTGACCGCCGGCGGTTGCGGCGGAAACTCACCTTTTGGCGGGTTGCAACGTTTATCGTGATCGCGGCGGCGCTCATTGGCGGGATTGCCTATATCGCCGGAGCATCCAACCTATCAAAACGTAAGGCCCATATTGCAAGGATCCCAATTGAGGGCATGATCCTTGAGAATCGCAAAACTCTGGAAATGCTCGAAAAGATCGGCAAATCCGATGCTGTTAAGGGTGTGATCGTATCAATCAACTCCCCTGGCGGCAGCACAACCGGTGGAGAAGCCATCTACGGCGCCCTTCGCAAACTTTCCGAAAAGAAACCTTTGGTCACCGAGATGCGGACAATCGGCACATCCGCCGGTTATCTGATCGCCATGTCAGCGGATCATATTGTCGCACGCTACAATACGATCACCGGTTCGATTGGGGTACTCTTCCAATTCGGCAACATCGAAAGGCTGCTCGACACTGTTGGTGTCTCTATGGAGGCCGTCAAAAGTGCTCCGCTAAAGGCTGAGCCCGATTTTTATTCACCAACCACGCCAGAAGCCCGGGCCATGCTGCAGGCGATGGTGACGGACTCTTATAACTGGTTCGTCGAAATCCTTGCAGACCGCCGGAATCTGGCGCCAAACAAGGCCCGCGAGCTCGCAGATGGGCGCGTACTTTTGGGAAATCGGGCGCTTCAGGAGAAGCTGGTGGATGCGATTGGCGGTGAAGAAAAAGCCGTGGAATGGCTGGAAACCGAGAAAGGCGTTGCCAAGGACCTGCCCATTGTGACGTGGACCTCAAAAGAGAGCATTGAGGAACTGCCATTCGCTGCCCGTATCTCCCGAGAAGTCGGAAAAGGGCTCGGTACGGCTATAGTAGAACCACTAAATGATGCTAAAGGGCTGATTTCTCGAGGTCTTATGCTTGACGGGCTCGTGTCGGTTTGGCAGGCTCCGGTAGCGGCAGATAACAAACCGTAA